The sequence below is a genomic window from Aureispira sp. CCB-E.
TTGTAATTCCATTTGCCACAATCGCAAAGAAGCGGTCACATAACCTTGCGCAAAAGTTGCATCCTCTATGTTCGCTGCAAATATATGCGGCACCATTCTATCATCGTACTTGACCTGAACAGGCGCAGAAAGTGTTTCGTGATAAATTGTAGTTTTCAAAGCAGGTGTTTTTCCCTCTGCATTTTGCCAAAAACCATGAGAAGGACTCAATAATTTGCCTATTGGCGGAATAAATTGCTCAGTGCTTGCTACAACCATAAGGTTGCCATCTTTATCTTTAGTGCTTTTTTCTGGCTCTCCTGTTTGACGAGCAGATCCCAATGCCCAAATAAATGCTATCGTGATTGTTAAAGAAAGGAATAACTTAAGAAAACTCATATAGGTTGCTGAATTGTAGTAACAAGTAGATATCTATGAAACAAGTGTATGATTGATGGAACAAATAGGATTGTATAAAATAGAATACCATGTAGTAGTAGTTCCCTACCCAATACGAAAGAAAATTGGTGTTGATAAAAAGCTAAACAACACAAAATTCTACATCTATTTCTTTTTAAGTGTTTCTTGAATTTTATAAATCCTTAGTTCATGTCAAAATAGGTCACAAGATAATAAAAAAAATGCATATTATACCCTCTCAATTTGGTATAATATGCATTCTAAGATGTTAACTTATCAGCTATGGTTTGTAAATTATTTTTTATCTATTCATCCAACTCAAGTGTTTTACTATTTCGGTGTTCTCAAAAGCGTTAGCCAAAAGCTAAAAAATGAGGCAAATCCAAAGACTTGGAAAAACATCGTTAAATAAGGATAGGCATTGGTACTATCTAGTAATACGTAAAAATAAATAGCCGCTAAAAAAGCAATTAACCATACTATTTGTTGTCCTATCATTTGCATTCGGCTAAAACCTTCTTTGATATTTCGAACATCAATGGTAATTTTTCCTTGATTGGCTTTCTTGATAATTTTTTGAACTTCAACGGGTAAAGTTGCTGCTGCCGTTACTTGCCGTTTTACAATATTCAAAGCCATTTTAGCCATACCACTTTTCCCACCAATCAACTCACGCTCAAGATAAGGTTTTAAGGTATGGACAGGATTCCAATCTGGATCTAACAAATAAACAACGCCTCCAACCAATACCACTGCACGATTCAACAAAACCCATTCCTTAGGAATTTGTACGATACGAGCCAACTCGCGAATATTAACTAATTTGAGTGCTTGTCTTAATTGATCTTCCGAAATATCCTGAATATTCAAGCTTTCCATTTCCAGCTCATTCTCAATAAAATCTTGAATATCGTCAATCAATTTTCGAACGACTCTAGCTGTCGCTTCACCATTCGCAATAAAACCTAATTGACGCAAAGATTTAACCATTTCGCCTGCATCCTGTTGAATCATATTTTGTATTAAGATCGGAATGCCTCGTTTCATTTTAGGACTCAATCTAGATACTGCTCCAAAATCCAATAAAATAATTTGCCCTTCTTTATTCACTAGTAAATTTCCTGGATGTGCATCTGCATGATAAAATCCATCCACCAAAATCATATGACAAAAAACTCGCACCAAACATTCGGTTAATTGGTGCAAATCTAAATTCCACGTCAACAACTGATCCACATCACTAATTTTAACCCCTTCACAGTATTCAATTGTCAAAATTTTCTTTGAACTATATTCGGTGTAGACCTCAGGAACATAAATACCTTTTTCGTGTTTTACATTCTCCTTAATAATTTGCATTGATTCCGCCTCCTTACAGTAATCAAGCTCATCCTCTACCATT
It includes:
- a CDS encoding AarF/ABC1/UbiB kinase family protein; translation: MAFKVGFSYFWLYLVSKIRGKEYWYSRIREKNRKNAERIKDMMLELQGLFIKAGQLISTLSNVLPEEFRAPLEQLQDNVPPHSFETINRAVMKELGKPIDELFTRFDEVPLAAASIGQAHRAMLGDKEVVVKVQHPEVDELAHMDLTIIKRIVKMFSKFMKIKGMKHLYEQVEEMVEDELDYCKEAESMQIIKENVKHEKGIYVPEVYTEYSSKKILTIEYCEGVKISDVDQLLTWNLDLHQLTECLVRVFCHMILVDGFYHADAHPGNLLVNKEGQIILLDFGAVSRLSPKMKRGIPILIQNMIQQDAGEMVKSLRQLGFIANGEATARVVRKLIDDIQDFIENELEMESLNIQDISEDQLRQALKLVNIRELARIVQIPKEWVLLNRAVVLVGGVVYLLDPDWNPVHTLKPYLERELIGGKSGMAKMALNIVKRQVTAAATLPVEVQKIIKKANQGKITIDVRNIKEGFSRMQMIGQQIVWLIAFLAAIYFYVLLDSTNAYPYLTMFFQVFGFASFFSFWLTLLRTPK